The Bacteroidales bacterium sequence GCGAAAAACAAAATACAGATTTTTAAAATCCTCTTGTGAAATATTGGGTTTTAATTGTTGTACGCCGATCATTGTACCATATTCAAGTGTAGCATAATTCTCTGCTTCTTTTGCTCCCATTCCTATTTGCTTATTTAAACTGATCAGGTAATCCAAGCGCATATTATCAACATCTTGCATATATCGCCGTACTATTTCATTTGAAAAACTCCATGCACGGATTACCTGTTCTGCTTTCTGTGAAACTGATGATGCAAGGTCATTCAGCCTGATAAATTTTTCATCTATCTTAACCATCATATCGGTAGCCCTGATGAGATTAACAGTGTTCTTTTCCAGCCAATATTTCATCAAAGCTTCGATATATCCATCAATATTCCTGAAGTGATGGTAAAATGATCCTTTAGTGATTTGTAAAAGAAAACAAAGGTTATCAATGGTTACCTTTTGGAAACCATCATTCGCTAATACTTTCAGGCCTTCTTCAAGCCATGCGGCCTTTTCTAACTTTTTCATTTTGTATCGATATCTTTGCATACCATACTGTATGGTATGCAAAGATATTGTGTTTTCCTGAAATATGATATATTAAATCATGATTTATTACAAATATCTGATCAGATAAACGCATGTCAAACACAATAGACTATCAGTCAGAGACATTTACTCCCTCAGGTTATATGTAATTTTATGTAAGTATGGTTTCTACTTTTCGTCACTTCTCAGGCTTCATTTTTAAACCGGAGATGTTCCGATTTTTTCTACCTTTAGCAGATAAACAATCCTAAAAAACTCAAATTATGGCAGAAGTCATCAAAACATATATAGAAAAAGTTCCTGCACAACAGTTTATCGGAATCAGTTACTCATCAAAAGACCGGGATGAAAAACTAACGTTTGGTGCAAAATGGACAGAATGGATGGAAAAAGGATATTTTGACACCATCCTGAAAGCCAATCCGGATATGGCTTCGGATGGAACCACTTATGCATGTATGCGGATGACTGATAACGGCAATGATATTGATTACCGGATTGGGCTGGTGGCTCCCGAAGATGCACAGGTCCCGGAAGGGTTCAGCAGTATTGACCTGCCTGCCGGAGAATTGGGCGTATGCTGGTTCAGGGGTAATAGTCAAAAAAATGATATTTACCTTGAACAAGACAAATGCGCCAAAGCACTAACGGATAAAGGTTTTACCATTCACCCGGGTTCGTTCTTTTTTGAACGTTATGTACCCGAACGGTTTACAGAAGATCAAAACGAAAATGTGATCCTGGATGTTTGTTTGCTGAGTTGACCACTGAATCTGAAGCCATTATCTTTATTTTGCCGGTTAATAGAGACGTCCATGTAACCAGTTAAGGAAAAGTCCTGCTCCAATTCCCTTGTTATAGGAAGCATGTTAAAACAGGACTTTTGCTATACTTAACCATATGGCTCAGTTCAGTTGAATATTCCTGTCCACACCTATTTCCTCTAAAAAGTATTTATCATGGGAAACTACCAATACCGTACCCGAATATTCATTGATAGCAGATCTTAATATCTCAATGTTCTGAATATCCAGATTATTGGTCGGCTCGTCCAATATAAAGAGATCAGGTGCATGATTGCTGATCATCAGGCAGCACAAAACCAACCGCATTTTCTCTCCCCCGCTCAACACATTACACGGTTTATTCCAAAAATCCTTATTGAACAGATACCTGTTTAACCGGGTTTTTACCTCATGTTCCGGTAATGCATCCCGGTTATACAATTGTCCCTGTTCATAAACGGTCAGATGATTTTGTACCAGCGAATAATCCTGATCAATATACACAGCATTGAATTTTGATCGCTTCAATGTTCCCGATGTTGGCTGAAGTTCACCCAAAATGATTTTGATCAAAGTGGTTTTTCCCGATCCGTTTTTTCCTTCTATATGGATGCGTTCTCCGCTTTTGATCTGAAAATTAAGCGCTTCATGCCACAATGGATGTGGTCCATAAGCAAAATTGATGTCCTGGGCTGTGACTAAAATCTTTCCGGAATGAAGTGAAGCATCCTCAAAATCCATTTTCATGATCCTGTTTGATGGAAGCTTCTGCTGTACTTGCTTCAATTCATCGCCGATCCCTTCTATCTTATGAGTATGGATGCCTTTTAATTTTGCCGTACTTTTCTCGGCTTTCCCCTTTAGCTTATCCATTAACGCAGGCAGGGCATTCTCTTTTTCCTTTCTTTTCTGTCCCCTGACATTTTGTTTTTCCTTACGTTCAAGTGCTTCTCTTGCCGTCTTTTTAGCCAGCCTGAGTTGCTTTTCTTTTTCATTCACCTGATTCAATAAAGCATTCAGTTGTTCTTCTTTACGTGCTTTATAAAATTCATAATTTCCCCCGTATATCACGATCTCTTCCTTTTCCAGTTCATAAATGGGATGCAGAAGGTTCAGTAATGTACGGTCATGGCTGACCACCATCATGGTACAGGGAGTAGATTCCATCCAACGATATAAACTATCCCTGCTGCTGGTATCCAAATGATTGGTCGGTTCATCGAGTAATATTATTTCCGGCTGATGAATATTGGTTCCGGAAAGAAAAACTTTAGTTTTTTCACCGCCGCTCAGATCTTTCATTTTTTGTGTGAATGAGATATCCTTAAGCCCCCATTCGGAAAGGGCCGCGTAACATCTTTCTTCGATACTCCAATCATCATTCAGTACAGAGAGAGACTCATCAGACACATTGCCATCCAGGATATGATAGAAAGCCTCCAGTTTTTTATCAACACGTAAAGCTTCTGCAACCGTCATCTCATCAAACTGTCCGAAATGCTGAGGTATATAATAGGGTTCAGAAGAGACTTTTACAGTTCCCTGGGCAGGTGTCAGGATTCCGGCAATGATTTTTAAAAGTGTGGATTTTCCTGATCCGTTATTTCCGATCAAGGCAATTTTATCCCGCTCCTGTACAGTAAAACTAATATTATGAAATAGGTTTTCCCTATCAGGATGTAGATAGGTGATATTTTGGACTATGATACTCATCATTTTTCTTTTTGAAGGTTGAAAACTCCGATAAAACAAACTCTACCGCTTTTTAATCTTCATACAAGATAAAAGCCGATACGATAAAAACTAAAAATGTATTTTTGGATTCATAAGGGAGATGTTGCCGATAGACAACTGAAAATATTGATAAGAAATAAGTATTCACCGGGCAAATGTCCCGGCATTCTTTGTATGTACTATTTCTTGATCAAGATCACATCTTCCCTCCTATTTATTAATGGGCTAGTAATTTCAACTACAAAATTAACTATTTTTTTGATTGTTAATCAAAAACCATACAAATTTTTAAAGTGTTGGGTAATTAGTTCTGCCTTAGCAAAAAGAATTCGGGATTTCTGTGTATGCCGAATAATCAAAGAAAGCTATCCGGAACCGGATAGCTTTCTTTGATTATTCCTGAAGCAAGATCATGCAACCACCCAAAGGAGGGATGCAATGATCTGCCAAATTCCTAATATTATTGCGATAATACCCAGATTTCCCTGTAAAGGAACGAGCTTTTTTAATAATTGTTCCCCCTTTTCTGCAGCTGTCGGGTTCTTCGACAATACATATTTGCTGATCATTCCATAACCGAGTATAAAGCCCAGGGAAGCCTCTACTGCAGCTACCAATAACCAGGTCAACCAATAAACAGGAATTTTTGAAAGCAATCCTATATTGATTATACAATCAATGATTCCCCATAATCCGAAAATGGCAAATACTAACCCTATCCAACCCTGGTAAGGAGCGACCTTATCAAATAACTCCTTTGCGTCTGGCCTTTTCGATAATAACAATGAAGGAACGGCCAAAAGGCCCAGTAAAATAAGTGTGATTCCGTAGATCATAATTAAATATATTTAAGTAATACTAATAAAATAATGACATATTTTATAACCGTAATCAATTTGATCAATGCGATTTTAGAAAACAAAAAAAGCACTGAGTGCTTTTTTTAAGAAATTGATTATTATAACAACGGAATATCTGTCCATTGTTTATTTTTAAATATCCGCACTGTGCGGTATCCTGTTTCCTTTAAGGTTGCTACTGCCTGGTCAAAACCATAATCAAGCATCCCGGCCGCATGAGCATCCGAACTGATGGTGACCGGAATATTCATTTGATACATTTCCTTAATGACCCACTTTCCGGGATAAAAGTCATTGGTATTGCCTTTTTGCATACCACGGGTATTGATCTCTACCACACAATCCGAAGCTGCGATCTCTTCCAATGTATTCATCACCTGCTCTTTAAAATAAGGGTGGGTTTCCGGGATCATACAACCCGGTCGATATTGTATTTTTATTTTATCCATGTGTCCAATAATATCCGGTTTCATGGTACGTACCATATTCCTCGTGTTTTCGAAATACCAGCGGATAGGAAGCAACGGATCGTTTCCGGCAATCTCTTTCCACCCCGTAAGGAATTCATCATGTGGACCATCAATACACCAACCGGTACCGTCTGCATAAGTCCCGATAAAATGTATGGATCCGATGATATAGTCCCATGAATAACCGGAATATAGCTCACGTGTCTGTTCCATCTTATCCGGAAAGAAGTCGGCTTCAAGGCCACAGTATATTTCCAGATGATCCATATAGTTTTCTTTGAGATGCTGAATCTCAGCATGATAATCTTTTACAGATGACAATGGTAAAGTCCAGGAAGTGGGAAAAAGAACCGGTGCATGAGCAGAAAAACCCAGAATAGAAAAATTTTTCCCGATTGCTTCTTCAATATAGTTTACTGCTGAAGCTTTCCCATCACAAAAAAAAGTATGGGTATGGTAATTGGTTTTCATTGGAAGTTCCCCTTTTTTGATTTAAGGGTATACGTAACTATCCTGCTTTTGTTTCGTTTGCCATCCATTGAAGTGACATCATAATATAACAGTATTTATTTTTTCAAATAACCGGTTTCACTAATTCTCCATACCCGCATAAACAAAGGCAAAGCGCGTATTTTTCTCTTACCCAAAACTTTATCGGTTGGTATAAAATTGATTAATTAAAACTTTTTTCAAAATCATACGTATAAGTTAATATAGATAAGTAACCGTTTTTTCATTTGAAATAGATACTTTAAAAAAATGAGACAATTAAAAATTTCCCAACAGATCACTTCACGTTCGGAATTGTCACTAGATAAATACTTATCAGATATTTCAAAACTTCAATTAATATCTGTTGAAGAAGAAGTGGCTCTTTCACAGCGTGTAAGGGCTGGAGACATGGAAGCACTGAAAAAAATAGTCCAAGCAAATCTACGGTTTGTCGTATCGGTATCCAAACAATACCAAAACCTTGGATTGAGCCTTCCCGATTTAATCAATGAAGGAAATGTAGGCTTAATCAAGGCGGCTCAACGATTTGACGAAACCAGAGGTTTTCGTTTTATATCGTATGCCGTATGGTGGATCAGGCAATCAATCATCCAGGCTCTGGCTGAACAATCAAGAACCATCAGACTACCATCCCACCAGATTACAAGTCTGAAAAAATTACAGAAGGTGGCTATGGCCCTGGAACAGGAATATGAACGGGAACCAACGATCTCTGAGATTTCATCAGCAGCAGACCAGCAACCGGAAGAAGTAAAGTCATTGATGTCCATGTCAGGTCATGCATTATCTCTTGATGCCCCGGTGGCTCAGGATGAAGCTACCAGTATGTGCGATCTGATGACTGATACGGACAGTGCGAGCCCGGATAATGAACTGGAACTGGAATCCCTTTGTGATGAAGTCAACAGGGCTTTAAATTCCCTTCCCCAACGTGAAGCAATGGTCATCCGCATGTTCTTCGGGTTAAACGGCTATCATCAGCATGGAGTGGATGATATCGCCCATACGATGGATATCAGTGCCGCACTTGTAAGAAGGCTTAAAGACAGGGCATTGTCCAGGTTAAGAACACCGAAACGGGCAAGGATATTAAAGGATTACCTGGAATAATCTTCGGAAAAGCGGACGAATATGGGAAGAGAGTTTAACCGCAATTATCCCAACAGGAACAATTTTGATTAATTTTGCATTTTGAAATACACTTGTTAAAATGCATATGATTGATATTATTCCTGCTATAGATCTGATTGATGGAAAATGCGTCCGGCTGACACAGGGCGATTACACGAAGAAAACCATTTATAACGAAGACCCGCTGGAAGTTGCCCGGCGTTTCGAAGAAGCCGGTATACAGCGATTGCATCTCGTGGACCTCGATGGAGCCAAAGCACAGCATATTGTCAACCACAAAGTATTGTATCAAATAGCTTCCCGGACATCATTGACCATAGACTTTGGCGGAGGATTAAAAACCAATGATGATTTACGGATAGCTTTTGAAAATGGAGCTTCCATGATCACGGGAGGAAGTATTGCCGTAAAAAATCCTGAAATCTTTATGCAATGGATCCATTTGTACGGACCGGAAAAGATCATCCTGGGTGCTGATGCTAAAGATGGAAAGATCGCAGTAAGCGGGTGGACGGAAACAGTATCACTGGAACTCTCTTCGTTTATCGGGAATTATCAGGAGAAAGGGATCAGTCAGGTCATCTGTACGGACATTGGACGTGACGGAATGATGCAAGGGCCTGCTATCGAATTGTATACTAATTTGCTGGAACAATTTCCCGGATTATATCTGGTCGCCAGTGGTGGAGTCAGTTGCATGGATGATATTTATGCATTACAGGAGGCCGGCATTCCGGCTGTTATTACCGGAAAGGCTATTTATGAAGGGAAAATCACGCTGAAGGATCTATCCAAGCTGGCCCAGCCCTAATTTATCCTGATTTCATGACCAATGCCGCATTACATCCGCCAAATCCGGATGCGGTCTTCAAGACATAACGCAGATTCGCTTTTTGTGTTATTTGGGTTACGTTTAATGGAAGCACTGTCCCGGGGGTATCAAATCCAAGTGTCCGGAATAAAGTTTGCTTTTTTAAAGAACAGGCAGCCGCTATGCATTCCATGATACCTGCGGCCCCTAATGTATGCCCCCAGTAGCCTTTCAGGCTGTACACCGGTTTCCCGGAAAGCCGGGTACGATCGAAAGCATGGGCTTCCATATCATCATTATAAACAGTTGCTGTTCCATGCGCACAAACGGCATCTATATCCGAATGATTTATTCCCAGCCGGTATAATGTGTTTTCAATTGCTGAAGCAAGTCCGGCACCGGTTCTGTCCGGAGCCGAAATATGAACGGCATCGGTAGACATACTACCCCCACAGATACAAACTGCCCGATCTTCTCCGGAATATGTACTCAAAATCATGGTTGCACACCCCTCTCCTAAAGTCAATCCTTTCCGTTCTTTATCATAAGGTTTGCATGCCTGGTCACTCAATGCACGAAAGGAGTTAAACCCGGATATAACGAATGGTGATGCAACATCCCCGCCTGTGACTACCGCATGATCATACAATCCTGTGCGCAACATACGTGCTGCTGCTTCAATTGCCAGAACTCCGGAAATACAGGCATTAGATATGACAACAGCATGATTGGGATTCCCAAAATAACTCCGGATACGTTCACCCAGACACCACAACATGGTTTGGGAATTGTCCGTCATATCAGGCAACAAATCAACATTTCCCTTAGTGGTTGATACCACAAACACACACCGGCTACCGGAAATATTCAGATCCGACTCTTTCAAAGCATCCGTAACGGATACCAATATCATTTTCTCCAAGCGGGTATAGGTATCAGGTATCAAAAAAGAAGCGGACAACTCTTCCAGAACAACATCATTTACCAGAGATAATGGGATTTGTCCGTCAGGAATATACCCATTCCGAACCATATGAATACCGGTATGCTCCTGAAATAACTGATCCATATTATCTGCAGTGGTATAACCCAATGAACTGATAATATTACTGGAAGCCAGATAAACGGTACGATTTATTTTATCCATAAAAATAATAATCCTGATTCTGGTGATCACACAAAAGTAACAGGATAAGTTTGATTGTTCAAGTATAAAATAATATTCTTCCAGCCAAGAACAGAACCATAAAAACAAAAATCATTGAAACGAACAGATATGAATAAATCAACTAATAAACAACAGGTTAATTTTTCCCGTATTTTCTGATCAGGTTTTCCTGGTATTCCTTACATCCTTCCGTCCCTTCTTCAGGTGCCCATTCTGCAAAATTCTTATCATTCAGGGGAGAATACGGACCATCCTTTACTTCATATACGACTGTTCCTTCTTCCAGTGGGATGATACAATGAAAGATGCGGGGCGCTATTTCAGCACCATAGGTACCCTTCCTCGCTTCCAGTACGGTATGGGAAGTTACTCGACCATGATCGTCAAATTCCAGTACCAGTACTTTTCCCCGTAATACAATAAATGCTTCGCACTTATCCGGATTTTCATGTTTATGAGGCCGGATATAAGTTTCCGGTTCCAGACAATTCAACATTCTTTGCAACGGATCATCCAGCTGCGGGTGGAAGTTATAGTTCATCCGTTTCCGGGGAGATAGTTTTGCTTTCCGGGTAACATCATTCAATAATTCTTCGTTGATAATGATCATTATTTTGGGTGATTAAATTTATTCTTCTGTGAACGAAAAAAGGACAGGAAGCTTTTGTTATAATTACAATAATATATGGCAAAGGCATATATTACCGTATATATCAGTATCATTGGAATAACTCCTCCTGCCTGTAATAGTGGTGCATAGAAGATCATCAATACCAAACAGGCTGCAACACAAAGACCCCATAACACTGTCATCAATAACTTTGCCCATTCTTTGCCTTTAAAAATCAGGTAATAGAAGATTATTTCCAACATTATCCTGATCATGTCCGCCATAAAACCTTTTAGAAAACCGCCTAATGGATAAGGTCGTAAAAAAAGAACTGTTATGAAGGAGATACCGATTAATGTGTAAAATACACGTAATGTTCTTCTCCGGGCAATATCAATTATTTCTTCTTCAGGATCAATGATTTCATGACTCTGAATATAAGCCGGACAATGTTCTTCAAAATCAGGGATGTTACCGGTCAGGAAACAGACAATACCTTCTTTTTTATCTGGCTCGCCGTTTCGGCAGGTTTTACAGAGATCAATCCGTTCTTTATGATCCATGTCCGGTTACAATGAACTTAGATTCTCTTCATTTATGATATTTTTCCCATCTGGCGTATAAAGGTATTCGATCCGCTTAACATACCGTTCTGCTATTTTTCCCCTGACTATTTTCATGGTACTATTCATTAACTGGTTCTGTTCGGTGAATGCCTCAGGCAGTATACCGATAGCTGCCGGTAGCCAACGATCGGGAAATTTATCAGAATATGTACCGCCTTTTTTATACTGATTCACTTCTTCCTGAATCAGGTTCAATGCTTTTTCTTTCCCTTCTGTTGTGTTCCAGTCCAAATCATGTGACTTCACATATTCTTTCAGGGCCTCTTTATTGGGTACGACCAAAGCAACGGTGTAGGGATCCTGGTTGTTGTACAACATCATCTGGTCGATGTAACGGGAATTGGTCGCTATTTCTTCTTCAATCCCTTCCGGACTATATTTCTCCCCATCGCTGCTGATCAAAAGGCTTTTGAAGCGTCCTGTAACATATAAAAATCCATCCTTATCCATATATCCCATATCACCGGTATAAAGCCATCCGTCACGAATGGTCTCAGCTGTTGCCGCAGGGTTTTTCCAATATCCGGCCATCACGTTTTCACCACGAATAACAATTTCCCCTTTTTCTCCCAATGGGAGTTCTTTTCCTTCCGAATCACAAATCTTCAAATCCATCGGTTTTACCAGTGCGCCGGAAGAACCCAACTTATGCTTTTCAAGTGAGTTGGAAGAAATAACCGGAGTGGCCTCTGATAATCCATATCCCTGAAACATAGGAACTCCTAAGGCATAATAAAACCGTTGCATCTGTATATCCAGCAAGGCACCTCCGCCAATGAAAAAGGCAAGATTCCCACCAAAAACCTGACGGATCTTCGAGAACAATATTTTATCATATAGTACGATCAACGGTTTCTTCCAGAATTGTGTCCATCCACCTTTGTTGTATCCTTCTTTATTATATGAATAGGATATATTCAGCGCATGATTGAATAATTTCCACATCAGTTTTCCTTTGGCTTTAACACCTGCCTCTATATTTTTCC is a genomic window containing:
- a CDS encoding TetR/AcrR family transcriptional regulator codes for the protein MKKLEKAAWLEEGLKVLANDGFQKVTIDNLCFLLQITKGSFYHHFRNIDGYIEALMKYWLEKNTVNLIRATDMMVKIDEKFIRLNDLASSVSQKAEQVIRAWSFSNEIVRRYMQDVDNMRLDYLISLNKQIGMGAKEAENYATLEYGTMIGVQQLKPNISQEDFKNLYFVFRDNKLQKLRDRNNQK
- a CDS encoding GyrI-like domain-containing protein, producing MAEVIKTYIEKVPAQQFIGISYSSKDRDEKLTFGAKWTEWMEKGYFDTILKANPDMASDGTTYACMRMTDNGNDIDYRIGLVAPEDAQVPEGFSSIDLPAGELGVCWFRGNSQKNDIYLEQDKCAKALTDKGFTIHPGSFFFERYVPERFTEDQNENVILDVCLLS
- a CDS encoding ATP-binding cassette domain-containing protein, which gives rise to MSIIVQNITYLHPDRENLFHNISFTVQERDKIALIGNNGSGKSTLLKIIAGILTPAQGTVKVSSEPYYIPQHFGQFDEMTVAEALRVDKKLEAFYHILDGNVSDESLSVLNDDWSIEERCYAALSEWGLKDISFTQKMKDLSGGEKTKVFLSGTNIHQPEIILLDEPTNHLDTSSRDSLYRWMESTPCTMMVVSHDRTLLNLLHPIYELEKEEIVIYGGNYEFYKARKEEQLNALLNQVNEKEKQLRLAKKTAREALERKEKQNVRGQKRKEKENALPALMDKLKGKAEKSTAKLKGIHTHKIEGIGDELKQVQQKLPSNRIMKMDFEDASLHSGKILVTAQDINFAYGPHPLWHEALNFQIKSGERIHIEGKNGSGKTTLIKIILGELQPTSGTLKRSKFNAVYIDQDYSLVQNHLTVYEQGQLYNRDALPEHEVKTRLNRYLFNKDFWNKPCNVLSGGEKMRLVLCCLMISNHAPDLFILDEPTNNLDIQNIEILRSAINEYSGTVLVVSHDKYFLEEIGVDRNIQLN
- a CDS encoding histidinol-phosphatase; the encoded protein is MKTNYHTHTFFCDGKASAVNYIEEAIGKNFSILGFSAHAPVLFPTSWTLPLSSVKDYHAEIQHLKENYMDHLEIYCGLEADFFPDKMEQTRELYSGYSWDYIIGSIHFIGTYADGTGWCIDGPHDEFLTGWKEIAGNDPLLPIRWYFENTRNMVRTMKPDIIGHMDKIKIQYRPGCMIPETHPYFKEQVMNTLEEIAASDCVVEINTRGMQKGNTNDFYPGKWVIKEMYQMNIPVTISSDAHAAGMLDYGFDQAVATLKETGYRTVRIFKNKQWTDIPLL
- a CDS encoding RNA polymerase sigma factor RpoD/SigA encodes the protein MRQLKISQQITSRSELSLDKYLSDISKLQLISVEEEVALSQRVRAGDMEALKKIVQANLRFVVSVSKQYQNLGLSLPDLINEGNVGLIKAAQRFDETRGFRFISYAVWWIRQSIIQALAEQSRTIRLPSHQITSLKKLQKVAMALEQEYEREPTISEISSAADQQPEEVKSLMSMSGHALSLDAPVAQDEATSMCDLMTDTDSASPDNELELESLCDEVNRALNSLPQREAMVIRMFFGLNGYHQHGVDDIAHTMDISAALVRRLKDRALSRLRTPKRARILKDYLE
- the hisA gene encoding 1-(5-phosphoribosyl)-5-[(5-phosphoribosylamino)methylideneamino]imidazole-4-carboxamide isomerase, coding for MIDIIPAIDLIDGKCVRLTQGDYTKKTIYNEDPLEVARRFEEAGIQRLHLVDLDGAKAQHIVNHKVLYQIASRTSLTIDFGGGLKTNDDLRIAFENGASMITGGSIAVKNPEIFMQWIHLYGPEKIILGADAKDGKIAVSGWTETVSLELSSFIGNYQEKGISQVICTDIGRDGMMQGPAIELYTNLLEQFPGLYLVASGGVSCMDDIYALQEAGIPAVITGKAIYEGKITLKDLSKLAQP
- a CDS encoding WbuC family cupin fold metalloprotein — protein: MIIINEELLNDVTRKAKLSPRKRMNYNFHPQLDDPLQRMLNCLEPETYIRPHKHENPDKCEAFIVLRGKVLVLEFDDHGRVTSHTVLEARKGTYGAEIAPRIFHCIIPLEEGTVVYEVKDGPYSPLNDKNFAEWAPEEGTEGCKEYQENLIRKYGKN
- a CDS encoding AMP-binding protein, yielding MKTIIQLFEESVAKYNDHPFLWEKKTGQFEPFTYQQTKEQVQRLAAGLLVLGLKTDDKIALLSEGRNDWIIGELAILHTGAVNVPLSIKLEERNDLIFRIQHSESKYIMVSGNQLPKIRAIAGELSLVEKIIVLDEQQVYQGNEISAEELYQMGDKKLAADPGYVNTVSSGIKGSDFANISYTSGTTADPKGIILTHRNYTANVEQAMSLISIPPSYKTLIILPLDHCFAHVAGFYTFMAYGASVATVKTGKTPMETLKNIPINIRETKPHVLLSVPSLAKNFRKNIEAGVKAKGKLMWKLFNHALNISYSYNKEGYNKGGWTQFWKKPLIVLYDKILFSKIRQVFGGNLAFFIGGGALLDIQMQRFYYALGVPMFQGYGLSEATPVISSNSLEKHKLGSSGALVKPMDLKICDSEGKELPLGEKGEIVIRGENVMAGYWKNPAATAETIRDGWLYTGDMGYMDKDGFLYVTGRFKSLLISSDGEKYSPEGIEEEIATNSRYIDQMMLYNNQDPYTVALVVPNKEALKEYVKSHDLDWNTTEGKEKALNLIQEEVNQYKKGGTYSDKFPDRWLPAAIGILPEAFTEQNQLMNSTMKIVRGKIAERYVKRIEYLYTPDGKNIINEENLSSL